A window of the Coprobacter fastidiosus genome harbors these coding sequences:
- a CDS encoding tyrosine-protein phosphatase codes for MLNHLKYLFLLIIFSACSSSEPEIDIVCEIDNTPDYILKWDISPVIEGNVKIYSSVDPQNFDTENGLIAECPISDENIRIHTNPTIARKYFLLRFDDKYDRIVGTRSQQFNFVQNFRDLGGYKNYDKKRIKWGMLYRSGKIDSLDNESIQRMKNLKIKTLIDFRDSQIFTLPPSSLKLENIIHMPISLYPLDMLEEKINNHEFKRGDACVFMQDLFIDLSKKATTTYKSMFNQLLMPENYPVVLTCSYGKDYTGFAVVLILSALNIPEETILDDYLLTNQYLDKRSIDLNLVDFPLDIQEAVTALMTADEQYLNCAFKYIKRQYGSIQNYLEQELNMTPEKQKRLQEILLQ; via the coding sequence ATGCTAAATCATCTCAAATATCTTTTTTTACTTATTATTTTCTCAGCTTGCAGTTCTTCAGAACCAGAAATTGACATTGTATGCGAAATCGATAATACTCCGGATTATATACTGAAATGGGATATTTCTCCTGTTATCGAAGGCAATGTAAAGATATACAGTTCTGTCGATCCCCAAAATTTCGATACAGAAAACGGGCTGATTGCAGAATGTCCGATATCTGATGAAAACATACGTATCCATACAAATCCGACTATTGCCCGTAAATACTTTTTATTAAGATTTGACGACAAATATGACCGTATTGTCGGAACCCGCTCCCAACAATTCAATTTCGTCCAAAATTTCAGAGATCTCGGCGGTTACAAAAATTATGATAAAAAAAGAATCAAATGGGGAATGTTGTATCGGTCTGGAAAAATAGACTCACTCGACAATGAAAGCATACAGCGTATGAAAAATCTGAAAATCAAAACCCTGATCGACTTCAGAGACTCTCAAATTTTCACTTTGCCTCCGTCAAGTCTCAAATTAGAAAATATCATACACATGCCCATATCTTTATACCCATTAGATATGTTAGAAGAGAAAATCAACAACCATGAATTCAAACGGGGAGATGCATGCGTATTTATGCAAGATCTGTTTATCGATCTTTCCAAGAAAGCAACGACAACGTATAAATCGATGTTCAACCAGTTGTTAATGCCCGAGAACTACCCGGTAGTACTCACATGCAGTTATGGAAAAGATTATACAGGATTTGCAGTAGTCCTTATCTTATCTGCCCTGAATATACCCGAAGAGACAATCTTAGATGACTATTTATTGACAAATCAGTACCTTGACAAGCGTTCAATAGATCTGAATTTAGTCGATTTTCCTTTAGATATACAAGAAGCGGTCACCGCCTTGATGACTGCAGATGAACAATACCTCAATTGCGCATTTAAATATATAAAAAGACAATACGGCAGCATTCAGAATTATCTGGAACAAGAACTGAACATGACTCCGGAAAAACAAAAAAGATTACAAGAGATTCTTCTTCAATAA
- a CDS encoding DEAD/DEAH box helicase yields the protein MKTFEELGIDSKILKAISEIGFENPMPVQEQVIPLLLAENTDIVALAQTGTGKTAAFGLPVIQKIDVSDNYPQALILSPTRELCLQIASDLNDYSKYISGLKILPVYGGSSIESQIRTLKKGVQIIVATPGRLIDLMNRKMVKLDRISTVIMDEADEMLNMGFTESINEILAAIPEERNMLLFSATMPAEIAKIAKNYMSNPKEVVIGSKNEGAENIKHVYYLVHAKDKYLALKRIADYYPNIYGIIFCRTRRETQEIADQLIQDGYNADSLHGELSQAQRDAVMQKFRVKNLQLLVATDVAARGLDVDNLTHVINYGLPDDIETYTHRSGRTGRAGKKGTSIAIIHVKEKGRMRDIEKIIGKKFEKGHIPTGGQICEKQLFNLVDKIEKVKVNEEEIASYLPSIFRKLEWLSNEDLIKRIVSLEFNRLIDYYADASELDIPEDRNTKERGNQRGERTRSKARKAEEGYSRLFINLGKADGFYPSTLIEMINDNVKGHASIGRIDVLPNFSFFEVEEKSARNIIGSLKNINFFGKRVSVEPADKKESSGKREHSDRKGGFGKRDSGGKSSQKRGSFGNEYKSSKSRGRENSKKKRR from the coding sequence ATGAAAACATTTGAAGAATTAGGAATCGACAGCAAAATATTAAAAGCGATTTCTGAAATCGGATTTGAGAATCCAATGCCTGTACAAGAACAGGTTATTCCCCTTTTACTTGCCGAAAATACCGATATCGTAGCTTTGGCTCAAACCGGAACCGGAAAAACTGCGGCATTCGGACTTCCCGTAATTCAAAAAATAGATGTCAGCGACAATTATCCTCAAGCCCTTATCTTAAGTCCGACAAGAGAACTGTGCCTGCAAATAGCCAGTGATCTGAACGATTATTCAAAATATATCAGCGGGCTGAAAATACTTCCCGTTTACGGAGGATCAAGTATCGAAAGCCAGATAAGAACATTGAAAAAAGGAGTACAAATCATCGTAGCGACTCCGGGCCGTCTCATCGATTTGATGAACAGAAAGATGGTAAAACTCGACCGGATAAGTACAGTGATTATGGACGAAGCCGATGAGATGCTCAATATGGGCTTCACGGAAAGCATAAACGAAATATTAGCCGCTATTCCGGAAGAACGCAATATGTTACTATTCTCAGCTACCATGCCGGCGGAAATAGCCAAAATAGCAAAAAACTACATGAGTAATCCCAAAGAAGTGGTAATCGGGAGCAAAAATGAAGGAGCTGAAAATATAAAACATGTTTACTATCTGGTACACGCAAAAGATAAATATCTGGCATTAAAACGCATTGCCGACTATTATCCCAATATATACGGCATCATTTTCTGCCGTACCCGACGGGAGACCCAAGAGATAGCAGACCAACTGATACAAGACGGATACAATGCAGATTCTTTACATGGAGAGTTATCTCAAGCACAACGGGATGCCGTCATGCAAAAATTCAGAGTAAAAAACCTTCAGCTATTGGTCGCAACCGATGTTGCGGCACGCGGTCTCGATGTAGATAACCTGACCCATGTCATCAACTACGGATTACCAGATGACATCGAGACATACACTCACAGAAGCGGTCGTACAGGCCGTGCCGGAAAAAAGGGAACTTCCATCGCCATAATTCACGTAAAAGAAAAAGGGCGAATGCGGGATATTGAAAAAATCATCGGTAAAAAATTCGAAAAAGGGCATATTCCGACAGGAGGTCAGATATGCGAAAAGCAATTGTTTAATCTGGTAGACAAAATTGAAAAAGTTAAAGTTAACGAAGAAGAAATCGCATCTTATCTGCCATCCATCTTCCGCAAACTGGAGTGGTTAAGCAACGAAGACCTCATCAAGCGAATCGTTTCGCTCGAATTTAACAGACTGATCGATTATTATGCAGATGCAAGCGAACTGGATATTCCGGAGGACAGAAATACGAAAGAGCGGGGAAATCAACGTGGAGAACGCACAAGAAGTAAAGCCAGAAAAGCAGAAGAAGGCTATTCCCGCCTTTTTATCAATCTTGGAAAAGCCGACGGTTTTTACCCCAGTACATTAATCGAAATGATTAACGACAACGTTAAGGGACACGCCTCCATCGGCAGAATCGATGTTCTTCCGAACTTCTCATTTTTCGAAGTAGAAGAGAAATCTGCTCGTAACATAATCGGAAGCCTGAAAAACATCAATTTCTTCGGCAAACGGGTTTCTGTAGAACCGGCAGACAAAAAAGAAAGCTCCGGGAAACGGGAACATTCCGACAGAAAAGGGGGATTCGGTAAAAGAGATTCCGGAGGAAAATCTTCACAAAAACGAGGAAGTTTTGGAAACGAATACAAATCTTCCAAAAGTCGGGGACGTGAAAACAGTAAGAAAAAACGGAGATAA